A window of the Henckelia pumila isolate YLH828 chromosome 3, ASM3356847v2, whole genome shotgun sequence genome harbors these coding sequences:
- the LOC140889094 gene encoding BTB/POZ domain-containing protein At3g05675 gives MELADNESKTPIKIGDRSTSDVVVRIRTQDGRDDWIYSHSHILISKSKYFADRLSDYWPTCQILDSRNCVEVHCEECDFDDHITVLRLFYITSDMLVTDLCGVKNALGTLRVAVKLGCPQIVSTCVGYLEAVPWEESEEEEILKIIPGMGSQAEPILARLQPVSPLAVVKIFLSAIRFATSSPPSLMNDLKTSAQEQLEYMLTEDDDAPLLTADDVIKSEASQCVNRLISRFVDLVKSLVCDFQESVLEPKQMDLFLSYLTDLLWASQIAAKLEISREFIRIWVDKSANIVKISEQSCPTDELNGIKVKVLEVSAKVLEAIAYGTVVLPPLERLQMVKIWLPYIRLMKPLTDSFSLDEDNNLLMKFDCEIWQSLESSLVSIILTLPSGDQAEILREWLDSKEIRYPDLTEAFEVWCYRSKVSKRRLALLDGSHQSTSQV, from the exons ATGGAACTAGCT GATAATGAATCGAAAACTCCAATCAAGATCGGTGACAGATCCACCAGTGACGTTGTCGTAAGAATAAGAACACAAGATGGACGAGATGATTGGATTTACTCTCATTCACATATTCTCATTAGCAAAAGCAAGTATTTTGCTGATCGGCTATCTGATTATTGGCCAACGTGCCAGATTCTTGACTCACGTAATTGTGTTGAGGTTCATTGTGAAGAATGTGACTTTGATGATCACATAACCGTTCTCCGACTCTTCTATATCACTTCAGATATGTTGGTAACAGACTTGTGTGGCGTAAAAAATGCACTTGGCACACTTCGTGTGGCTGTCAAGCTTGGTTGCCCACAAATTGTTTCAACCTGTGTGGGCTATTTGGAAGCTGTTCCGTGGGAGGAATCCGAGGAAGAAGAAATTCTAAAAATCATACCAGGCATGGGGTCACAAGCAGAACCAATACTTGCTCGTCTCCAGCCAGTCAGTCCTTTAGCTGTAGTGAAGATTTTTCtatcagctattcgatttgccACATCATCACCCCCATCTTTGATGAATGATCTGAAAACTTCAGCTCAGGAGCAGCTTGAGTACATGCTAACCGAGGATGATGATGCACCTTTATTAACAGCTGACGATGTGATTAAATCAGAAGCTAGCCAGTGTGTCAACAGACTTATATCAAGATTTGTTGATCTTGTCAAGTCTTTGGTATGTGATTTCCAAGAATCAGTTCTCGAACCAAAACAAATGGACTTATTCCTGTCATATTTAACCGATTTATTATGGGCTTCTCAAATAGCTGCAAAATTGGAAATTTCTAGAGAATTTATACGCATATGGGTGGATAAATCGGCAAATATTGTGAAAATTTCAGAGCAATCATGTCCCACAGACGAATTAAATGGAATAAAGGTGAAAGTCCTCGAAGTGAGTGCTAAAGTGTTGGAAGCAATAGCGTATGGAACCGTAGTTTTGCCTCCCCTCGAACGCCTTCAAATGGTTAAAATCTGGCTTCCATACATAAGGCTGATGAAGCCTTTGACCGATTCTTTTTCTCTTGACGAAGACAATAATTTGCTGATGAAATTTGATTGCGAGATTTGGCAATCTTTGGAGTCATCATTGGTGTCTATAATCTTAACGTTGCCCTCTGGTGACCAAGCTGAAATTTTGAGAGAATGGTTAGACAGTAAGGAAATTCGGTATCCAGACTTGACTGAGGCATTTGAAGTGTGGTGTTACCGGTCGAAAGTTTCAAAGAGAAGACTAGCTTTGTTGGATGGAAGCCATCAGAGTACCAGTCAAGTATGA
- the LOC140887357 gene encoding BEL1-like homeodomain protein 1 → MATYFHGNSEIQGSGDGLQTLILMNPTYVGFSENQPPPPPTSNNFVFLDSGNGINLPHAPPPPPSQMQHFVGIPLQGATATSAASSQDPYGQHDVSALHGFLPRNLYHQQIDIAAAREITRSHQGLSLSLSSQQPASYGSFRLEREVPTQPLMAVAQPREEDVRVSGGSPSSNSGVSNGVNGVQSVMFNSKYLKAAQELLDEVVKVQKGAKIVAELAEGAPTTGEPSGAAGPGGGGREDGKKGGAELTTAERQEIQMKKAKLVNMLDEVEQRYRQYHHQMQIVISWFEQAAGIGSAKTYTALALQTISKQFRCLKDAILGQIRAATKSLGEEESFGGKTEGSKLKYVDNQIRQQRALQQLGMIQHNAWRPQRGLPERSVSVLRSWLFEHFLHPYPKDSDKIMLAKQTGLTRSQVSNWFINARVRLWKPMVEEMYLEETKEQEKMGSESKSQDEDSTSKNTPPQAKNPMFENQNSSRNESASVSTSMVFTSPTGVKNNSDFHLIGSSEMVNFTQKSPKKSRLPSTNMDSKPTIPAANEHMSLKFGIERQSRDEFTLIGAPTNFIGGFGSYPMGELGRFGGEQFQAPYSGNGVSLTLGLPHQNFMPNQGIQLERGGGDSNDFGGMIV, encoded by the exons ATGGCTACGTACTTTCATGGTAACTCTGAAATCCAAGGAAGTGGCGATGGATTACAGACGCTGATTCTCATGAATCCTACTTACGTCGGATTCTCCGAGAATCAGCCGCCGCCGCCACCCACCAGCAACAACTTCGTGTTCCTCGACTCCGGCAACGGTATCAATCTCCCCCACGCGCCGCCGCCGCCACCTTCCCAAATGCAGCATTTTGTCGGCATACCCCTCCAAGGGGCGACCGCCACTTCAGCTGCCTCTTCCCAAGATCCCTACGGCCAGCATGACGTGTCGGCCCTCCACGGTTTCCTCCCACGCAATCTCTACCACCAGCAAATAGACATCGCGGCGGCGCGTGAGATCACGCGCTCTCATCAGGgtctttctttgagcctctcgTCGCAGCAGCCGGCCAGCTACGGCTCTTTCAGGCTCGAAAGGGAGGTTCCCACTCAACCGCTTATGGCTGTGGCTCAGCCGCGTGAGGAGGACGTTAGAGTCTCCGGCGGATCCCCTTCGTCGAATTCCGGAGTTTCCAACGGCGTCAATGGAGTACAAAGTGTGATGTTCAATTCTAAATATCTGAAGGCAGCACAGGAGCTTCTTGATGAAGTTGTTAAGGTACAGAAAGGAGCAAAGATTGTGGCTGAATTAGCAGAGGGGGCCCCGACTACCGGAGAGCCCTCAGGCGCCGCCGGCCCCGGCGGAGGAGGAAGAGAAGATGGTAAAAAAGGTGGGGCTGAGCTCACTACAGCAGAGAGACAAGAAATTCAGATGAAGAAAGCAAAGCTTGTTAACATGCTCGATGAG GTGGAGCAAAGATACAGGCAATACCACCACCAGATGCAGATAGTAATATCTTGGTTTGAACAAGCAGCAGGAATTGGTTCTGCGAAAACTTATACTGCCCTGGCTTTGCAAACCATTTCGAAGCAATTCCGGTGCCTTAAAGACGCGATCTTGGGCCAAATCAGAGCAGCAACGAAGAGCTTAGGCGAAGAAGAAAGCTTCGGGGGAAAAACCGAAGGCTCGAAACTTAAATACGTCGATAATCAGATCCGACAGCAACGAGCCTTGCAGCAATTGGGAATGATCCAGCACAATGCTTGGAGACCGCAGCGAGGCTTACCCGAACGATCTGTTTCTGTTCTTCGTTCCTGGCTTTTCGAGCACTTCCTCCACCC ATATCCCAAGGATTCAGATAAGATAATGCTTGCTAAACAGACGGGGCTTACCAGGAGCCAG GTGTCGAATTGGTTCATCAATGCTCGGGTTCGATTATGGAAGCCAATGGTAGAAGAAATGTACCTTGAAGAGACTAAAGAACAGGAAAAAATGGGATCAGAGAGCAAGTCTCAAGATGAAGATTCGACCTCAAAGAACACACCTCCACAAGCCAAGAATCCCATGTTTGAAAATCAAAACAGCAGCAGAAACGAATCTGCATCTGTATCGACTTCCATGGTTTTCACGTCCCCGACCGGAGTAAAGAACAACTCAGATTTCCACCTCATTGGATCATCAGAAATGGTGAACTTCACTCAAAAAAGTCCCAAAAAATCGAGACTGCCGTCTACAAACATGGACTCAAAGCCCACAATCCCTGCTGCCAACGAGCATATGTCATTGAAATTCGGTATCGAGAGGCAGAGTAGAGATGAGTTCACGTTGATCGGTGCACCCACGAATTTCATCGGTGGGTTCGGTTCTTATCCGATGGGGGAACTCGGGAGATTCGGAGGAGAGCAATTTCAGGCACCCTATTCCGGCAACGGTGTATCTCTAACACTTGGTCTTCCACACCAAAACTTTATGCCTAATCAAGGCATTCAACTCGAAAGAGGCGGAGGCGACTCAAACGATTTTGGTGGCATGATAGTGTAG